One window of Phycodurus eques isolate BA_2022a chromosome 8, UOR_Pequ_1.1, whole genome shotgun sequence genomic DNA carries:
- the sft2d2a gene encoding SFT2 domain containing 2a isoform X1 translates to MDKLKSVLSGEETRRDDRTVLETVNEASTLGWGTRVKGFIACFVVGGVCAILGVCLLFLPRIGLILFIVFYTFGNICALCSTMFLLGPMKQLKRMCDKTRALATTIMITCLVLTLCAVFWWKNFGLALFFVILQVLSFAWYSLSYIPFVRFVLLTFSQSLAVSHKS, encoded by the exons ATGGATAAACTCAAGTCGGTTTTAAGCGGCGAGGAGACGCGCAGAGATGACAGAACAGTTTTAGAG ACCGTGAACGAGGCGTCCACCCTGGGCTGGGGGACACGCGTGAAAGGATTCATCGCCTGTTTTGTGGTCGGCGGAGTGTGCGCCATCCTC GGCGTTTGTTTACTTTTCCTCCCCAGGATCGGCCTCATCCTCTTCATCGTCTTTTACACGTTTGGCAACATTTGTGCTTTGTGCAG CACCATGTTCCTGCTGGGCCCCATGAAGCAGCTGAAGAGGATGTGTGACAAGACCAGAGCGCTGGCCACCACCATCATGATC ACTTGTCTCGTGTTGACGCTGTGCGCCGTTTTCTGG TGGAAAAATTTTGGTCTGGCGTTGTTTTTCGTCATCCTGCAAGTGTTGTCGTTCGCCTG GTACAGCCTTTCGTACATCCCATTTGTCAGGTTTGTCCTTTTAACATTCTCACAAAGTCTCGCCGTCTCTCATAAAAGTTAG
- the sft2d2a gene encoding SFT2 domain containing 2a isoform X2, whose amino-acid sequence MDKLKSVLSGEETRRDDRTVLETVNEASTLGWGTRVKGFIACFVVGGVCAILGVCLLFLPRIGLILFIVFYTFGNICALCSTMFLLGPMKQLKRMCDKTRALATTIMITCLVLTLCAVFWWKNFGLALFFVILQVLSFAWYSLSYIPFVRDAILRLVAMCMK is encoded by the exons ATGGATAAACTCAAGTCGGTTTTAAGCGGCGAGGAGACGCGCAGAGATGACAGAACAGTTTTAGAG ACCGTGAACGAGGCGTCCACCCTGGGCTGGGGGACACGCGTGAAAGGATTCATCGCCTGTTTTGTGGTCGGCGGAGTGTGCGCCATCCTC GGCGTTTGTTTACTTTTCCTCCCCAGGATCGGCCTCATCCTCTTCATCGTCTTTTACACGTTTGGCAACATTTGTGCTTTGTGCAG CACCATGTTCCTGCTGGGCCCCATGAAGCAGCTGAAGAGGATGTGTGACAAGACCAGAGCGCTGGCCACCACCATCATGATC ACTTGTCTCGTGTTGACGCTGTGCGCCGTTTTCTGG TGGAAAAATTTTGGTCTGGCGTTGTTTTTCGTCATCCTGCAAGTGTTGTCGTTCGCCTG GTACAGCCTTTCGTACATCCCATTTGTCAG